In Sphingobacterium sp. lm-10, one DNA window encodes the following:
- a CDS encoding Sir2 family NAD-dependent protein deacetylase, with product MRKIVVFTGAGISAESGLQTFRGTDGLWEGYRIEEVATPEAWQRDPARVQHFYNLRRKACIAAQPNAAHCYLADLAKLEDVQIITQNIDDLHERAGSDRVLHLHGQIRMSQSSLDSKAIYSIAGDTLLMTDCCERGAPLRPHVVWFGEAVPAMDVAIAMAEGADVFIVIGTSLQVYPAANLLHYLKSDCTLIFVDPNASNYSVPAKTVLVEQTAIKSIPYLQNLLAK from the coding sequence ATGAGGAAGATCGTCGTATTTACTGGAGCTGGTATTTCTGCGGAGAGTGGCTTGCAAACCTTTCGTGGAACGGATGGACTATGGGAAGGATATCGTATAGAAGAAGTGGCTACGCCGGAAGCATGGCAACGGGATCCGGCACGCGTGCAGCATTTCTATAATTTGAGACGCAAGGCATGTATTGCGGCGCAGCCAAATGCGGCACACTGTTACCTGGCCGACTTGGCAAAATTAGAAGATGTGCAGATCATTACACAAAACATCGATGATCTGCATGAACGCGCTGGCAGTGATCGGGTACTGCATCTCCATGGGCAAATCAGAATGTCGCAATCTTCATTGGATTCAAAAGCGATATATTCGATAGCGGGGGATACGCTGCTTATGACCGACTGCTGCGAGCGCGGTGCACCACTAAGGCCGCATGTAGTTTGGTTCGGCGAAGCCGTGCCGGCAATGGATGTCGCGATTGCTATGGCAGAAGGAGCAGATGTATTTATTGTGATCGGCACGTCACTTCAAGTGTATCCAGCAGCCAATCTTTTGCATTACTTAAAAAGTGATTGCACACTTATATTTGTAGACCCGAATGCATCTAATTATAGCGTTCCGGCGAAAACTGTTCTTGTAGAGCAAACTGCCATCAAAAGTATCCCATATCTACAAAATTTGCTTGCCAAATAA
- a CDS encoding LLM class flavin-dependent oxidoreductase: MTNVKFSTLELATVVKGDNLAGAMARTVQSAQASEKYGFERIWLAEHHNMEYIASSATSLLIQHIASNTERIRVGSGGIMLPNHAPLVIAEQFGTLETLFPGRVEIGLGRAPGTDQQTAMALRRNNLNTSFYFKDDVQALQQYLSSGNQTAKVRAFPGEGLEIPLWILGSSTDSAYLAAELGLPYAFAAHFAPAMLSQAIEIYRANFKPSEQLEKPYVLICANIVPAETNEEAQLLSTSLFNMFCGIITNRRAPLSPPTSEPIYAGIPEIEQAVQSMISCTFMGDTPTLVRDLQKFIDQHQPDEIMTTNYIFDNQKRLDAFRLTADIFKQINHQ; encoded by the coding sequence ATGACAAACGTAAAATTTTCGACGCTGGAATTGGCGACTGTGGTAAAAGGCGATAATCTCGCCGGCGCCATGGCTCGTACGGTGCAAAGCGCGCAAGCATCCGAAAAATACGGATTCGAACGCATCTGGCTTGCGGAACATCATAATATGGAGTACATCGCGAGCTCCGCCACTTCCTTACTTATTCAGCATATTGCAAGCAATACAGAACGTATTCGCGTAGGATCAGGAGGTATCATGTTGCCGAATCATGCTCCCTTAGTCATTGCAGAGCAGTTCGGAACGTTGGAGACCCTATTTCCCGGCCGGGTAGAGATTGGTTTGGGCCGGGCACCGGGCACCGATCAGCAAACTGCTATGGCGCTTCGCCGGAATAACCTGAACACATCCTTTTATTTCAAAGATGATGTACAGGCATTGCAGCAATATTTAAGTTCAGGAAACCAAACCGCCAAAGTGAGGGCCTTTCCGGGGGAAGGATTGGAAATACCTTTATGGATACTGGGTTCGAGCACAGATAGTGCTTACTTAGCAGCCGAATTGGGATTACCCTATGCCTTCGCCGCGCATTTTGCACCCGCTATGCTATCACAAGCGATTGAGATCTATAGAGCCAACTTCAAGCCGAGTGAGCAGTTAGAAAAGCCGTATGTATTGATATGTGCTAACATTGTACCTGCAGAAACCAATGAAGAAGCACAGCTTTTATCCACCAGCTTATTCAATATGTTTTGCGGTATTATTACCAATCGCAGAGCGCCGCTCTCCCCGCCTACGTCAGAACCAATTTATGCTGGAATCCCAGAAATCGAACAGGCAGTGCAATCCATGATCAGCTGTACGTTTATGGGAGATACGCCGACATTGGTAAGAGATCTTCAGAAATTCATCGACCAACATCAACCCGATGAAATCATGACTACAAATTATATATTCGACAATCAGAAGCGGCTAGACGCATTCCGACTAACGGCCGATATATTTAAACAAATCAACCATCAATAG